The nucleotide window GTGGATCGGCCGCCGCTGGTGACCACCTCGTAAGGCAGCGTACCGCCCTGTGGGACGCTGACCACAAGTTTGGCGTTGGAGGTCTGCACGTCGATGCCGTCGTCGGTCTCGACGCCGCCGTCGACGATCTTGGTGGCGTCGGAGCCGAATCGCACGGAGGTGGCGCCCTCGATGAACCCGCCGCCGCTGATCGTCACCTGCTGGCCCGGGGTACCTCCGGAGATGCCGGTGACGTTCGGGACGATCTGGAGCAGGCAGCCGGTCCGAGCGTACAGCAGACTCACTTGGCCCGTGTACGCGTCGCCGGGCACGATGACCGTCAGCGACTGGCCGCTGTCGGCGACACTGGCGGGGATGACCGTTCGGACCAGCGGATAGCCTTCGATGTCGATGCACGGGAAGGTGACCCGCGTTTCGTCGTTGAAGTCCACTCCGGTCACGGTGATGACCTGCTTGGTGTTGGCTGAGGCCTGGTTCGGATCGGTCGGCGTGCCGTGAATGCACGCGGCGGTCAGGCCGATTGACTGGCCCGACTTGCTCGACCGGCCGCCGGCGGTGATGACTTCGTACGGCAGCGTGCCGTTGGCTGGCACGTTGACGATCACCTTGGTGTTGGTCGTCTGGACGTCGATGCCGTCGTCGGCCTGTTTGCCGCCGTCCTGGATCATTACTGAATCGGACCCGAAGCGCACGGCGGTGCCGCCCTCGACAAACCCGGAGCCGGAGATCGTCACCTGCTGGCCCGGCGTGCCTCCGGCGATCGCGGTCACCGTCGGCACGACCTGGAGCGTGGCGCCGTCACGTCCGGAGAGCAGGCCGAGTTTGCCGGTCTTGGCGTTGGCGGGCACCATGACGGTAAGGCTCAGGCCGTCTTCGGCCACGCTGGCTGGGGCGACCGTGGCCACGGATTCGGCTCCGGCGTCGTTGATGATGTGGAAATTCACCTTGGTATTGACGTCGAACCCCGTGCCGGTCAGGGTGATGACCTGTTTGGCGTTGGCAGAGGCGGTGTTGGGGTCGGTCGGTTCGCCGAACTGGGCCGTCGCCGACGTTCCGGTCAGATCGCCGGAGCGTCCGGTGCGTCCACCGGCGGTGATGACTTCGTAGGGCAAAGCGCCGCTGCTGGGGACCGTGACCAGGACTTTGCTGTTTCCGCCCTGGACGTCGATTCCGTCATCGGCGGCTGTGCCGCCGTCGGCAACGGTCACGTCGTCGGCGCCGAACCGGACGGTGGTCGCGCCCTCGACGAAGCCCAGCCCGCTGATCGTGGCCACCATGCCGGGCGTACCGCCGGCGATGCCGGTGATCTTCGGGACGATCTGCAGGTACACCGACGCCTGGTTCGGCAGCGTCACGTAGCCGGTCACGGCTGTGGTCGGCACGACGACCGTGCCGCTGCCGCCGTCCTCGGCCACCGAGGCCAGGGCGACCTGCACCTGGGCGGGTTGACCGGCATCGTCAATTTTCGGAAATGTGACCTTGCTCGTCGACTCGAACCCCGATCCGCTGATCGTGATGGTCTGGCCCGGGTTGGCCGAGGGTTCGCTGTCGTCGGCGGGAAGCCCGGTCTGGGCCAAAGCGGTGATGGACCCGACGCCCAGCGGGTTGCCGCTGGTGTCGGTGGGATTGACCGTCACGTTCATGTCGCCCGCCGGTTCGCTGGCCAGGCTCAAGGTGACGCAGCACTTGCCCGAGAAGCCCAACTCATGCTGGATGATCTGGCCCGGGCTCAGCGGCTGTTCCGGCTCGTCGTTGATCTGGATCGTGCAGGTCAGTCCGCTGAGGAAGTCGAACTTCAGACGCACCGTCTGGCCGGCGAAATCGGTGTAGCTGAGGCAGTAGACGTCGTCCAGGCGGAACGTGTAGGACTGGCCATCCGCCATGGCAAACGCTGTGTCGCACGTGGTGTACGTGCCCGGCAGGACGATCGAGTTCGGATCCAGGTTCGGATCGACCGGGCCCGAGTCGCAGCCCGGCAGAGCGAGCGATAGAGCGGCTGCAAAACAGACAAAACAGTAATAATACTTATTACTCATCATTAGCGTCCTTTCCAGGCCCGGCTGCACAGTCCCGCAGATGTAATTATGTAAAACACACGCAGCCAAAGGTGCGGCGCGGAGACAAAGCGCTCCAAATCTCCCCTGCGCCTATCGACAAACCGCCGCTCTGGGATGAAAGCGGCTGCCTGACACGTCCAGCATGTTACACGAGGCCGCCGGACAATCGCGGACGGGCCCTAAGATAATGGATGACATATTCACACTGTAACTTGTGTGTGCTCAGAAGAACTTCACCGGGGGTCTTCTTAAGCCGCGTCAAGCGAATCGTCTTGAAGCTCTCGGGCGAGTACAAGACAATGTGATACCTGTTGACCCAATAGGTTCTTGGGTCGTCACAGACAGGTATGCACATGAAGGCAGCCGAAGCGCGGTGACCACGGCGCTGGGGGTGATGCTATGGCGAAGAAGCAGATCGATCCGGGCCTCGACCAGGTCAAGGAGATGCTCGACGTGGCGATACTGCAGCCGACGGCGACGGCGGCTGAGGTCGAGCGGGTGGCCCAAGTCGTCCGCGACGAGCTCTACGGCTTCCTGTGCGTCAACGCCTGCCACGTTCGACGGGCGGCCCAGTGTCTCGTGGGGGCCAAGGGCAAGGTGATCGCGTGCGTCGCGTTTCCGTTCGGGGCGACGGCCACGGAGACGAAGGTCTTCGAGACCCAGCGGGCGCTGGCCGACGGGGCTGAGGAAATCGACATGGTGATGAACCTCGGGGCGTTTCTCGGCGGCGAGAAGAAACGGGCGATGGAGGATATCCGCGAGGTCGTCGCCGCGGCTGATGGCAAGGTGGTCAAGGTCATCATCGAGA belongs to Phycisphaerae bacterium and includes:
- the deoC gene encoding deoxyribose-phosphate aldolase, coding for MAKKQIDPGLDQVKEMLDVAILQPTATAAEVERVAQVVRDELYGFLCVNACHVRRAAQCLVGAKGKVIACVAFPFGATATETKVFETQRALADGAEEIDMVMNLGAFLGGEKKRAMEDIREVVAAADGKVVKVIIETAYLSTDQKVDAAKIVQEAGAAFVKTCTGFSPDAAALYEDVRLLRQTVGPKMGVKASGRIRNYLRFISMVEAGANRIGLGWQQAQEIVKGWHEAHG